CCCCCCGTGATCTCTTTGGCAGCAGCAGTGTTGCTCGCTCCAGCCGTCTCGCTGCTGCCGCCAGCGGCCAAAGCTGAGATTCAGGGTCCTGTTTGCCGTGGCACCCTTCTTCAGCTGAATCTGCAGGAGAGCGGTGAAAGCCGTACGGTTCGTTTCCGTTTCAATCTGCGCCTCGAGGCAGAGGGCTCGACGACCGCAGCCGCACTGGAACAACTCAATCAGCGTCAGGTCAGGCTGCGCGAGGAGTTGGAGACCCTTGTTGACGGGCGGCTTGTGATTCCGGCACCCAACACCTATGCCATGCCCGGTTCTCAGCCATCAAGGGGCTATCGGTCTTCAACAACCATCACCGGAACGGTTGGTCGCAGCAACTACGACCCCTTGATCCAGCGCGCCGGCCGTTTGCCGGGTGTCCGTCTCCAGGGCATGACCTCCCTGCCATCTGCCGAGGGGCAGGATCGTTTGCAGCACCAACTGCTTGAGAGGGCTCTTGAGCGCGGTCGCAGGCAGGCCGAGCAGACGGCAGCATCCCTTGGGCTTCGCAGGGTGGCGCTGCTGCGCATCGATCAGCGCAGTCATGCCTCGGTTCGCCCTGCCGCGATGGCGGTCAGTGCGGCGCCACGGTTCAGGCCTGAGGAAGCGCCGCTGCCCACAGCCAGCCTCAGTCTTGCGCTGGATTACTGCCTCAACTGAGCTCATTCCCCCACACTGATCATCAGCTGGCGGCAGAGAGTCATGGAGGGGAGACGCAGCGATCGGCTGCTCTGGGTCACGAGTCTTCTGTTCGTGGTCTGGCTGGTCTGGGTGGAAACCAGCTTTCAGTATTTCCAGGGTTCCCTGGGATCGGATCTGCGTCTGCACTCGGCGGGAGTGGCTCTGGTGGCCGGCAGCTTTTTATTGCCTTACGGCTTGGTGCAGGTGCCCGTTGGTCGCCTGATTGACCGGGGCAAGGTCGAGCTCTGGCTGCTGCTGGCTGCGTTGGCTGCAGCGTGTTGCAGTCTGGTGTTTGCCAGCAGCGACAGCCTGC
Above is a window of Synechococcus sp. BIOS-E4-1 DNA encoding:
- a CDS encoding SIMPL domain-containing protein (The SIMPL domain is named for its presence in mouse protein SIMPL (signalling molecule that associates with mouse pelle-like kinase). Bacterial member BP26, from Brucella, was shown to assemble into a channel-like structure, while YggE from E. coli has been associated with resistance to oxidative stress.), which encodes MPSELNPPVISLAAAVLLAPAVSLLPPAAKAEIQGPVCRGTLLQLNLQESGESRTVRFRFNLRLEAEGSTTAAALEQLNQRQVRLREELETLVDGRLVIPAPNTYAMPGSQPSRGYRSSTTITGTVGRSNYDPLIQRAGRLPGVRLQGMTSLPSAEGQDRLQHQLLERALERGRRQAEQTAASLGLRRVALLRIDQRSHASVRPAAMAVSAAPRFRPEEAPLPTASLSLALDYCLN